The genomic window CCAGCTCGTCCTGGCTATAGGGTGAGAGGTCTTCTCCGGCCAATTGGCTGGCGGCATCACCTCTGGGGCGAGGGAGGGCATCGTCTTCCATTGTTTACATTCATCGCGCGGCTGCCCGCTTGCTGTCAATGCGTATGGAGACTATTTGCGCCAATAGACGAGATGTGGCGCTTTTGTGCCATACATGGACGCAAAATGCTGTTAAGGGGCCGCGGGTCAAACAGCTTGGGGACTAGCGACGGGAAATGTCTGAATTACCAGAAAATATGCGGGCAATCGGATTTGATGCGCCGGGCGCGCCCGATGTTTTGCGAGTGGAAGATGTTGCTTTGCCTCAAGTGGGCGCGGGCGATGTTCTGATTAAGGTCGCCTATGCCGGGGTTAATCGCCCTGATTGCATTCAACGCGCCGGCAATTACCCCGCACCTCCGGGAGCCTCGCCCATTCTTGGCCTCGAAGTGTCTGGCGAAATTGTTGCGGCGGGCGATGATGTTCCCCAAGAAATGGTGGGCTCCCTGGTCGCGGCGCTGACGCCGGGCGGGGGCTATGCCGAATACTGCACCGCGCCCTGGCAGCACTGTCTCCCGGTGCCCGAAGGCATGGATTTAAAACACGCAGCCGCTCTTCCCGAGACACTTTTTACCGTGTGGCACAATGTGTTTGAGCGCGGAATGGCAAGGGAGGGGGAAACGCTTCTCGTCCACGGCGGCACCAGCGGGATTGGCACGATGGCGATCATGCTGGCCAAGGCATTCGATATGAAGGTCATCACCACTTGCGGTGACGAAGCCAAATGCGAGGCTGCGCGCACACTTGGCGCTGATCTGGCGATCAATTACCGCGAGGCGGACTTTGTTGATGCGGTCAAGGAATACACTGAGGGCAAAGGGGTCGACGTCGTGCTCGACATGGTGTCGGGCGATTATGTGCCGCGCAACTTGCAATGTTTGGCCGAGGACGGTCGCCATGTGACCATCGCCGTGCTTGGCGGGGCCAAGGCGGACCTGTTCATGCCTATGGTGATGATGCGCCGTCTGACGCTCACCGGTTCAACCCTGCGCCCGCGCTCCGACGCGTTCAAAGCCGCGCTCGCTGATGAGATTGCGAAGAACGCTTGGCCCCTGTTTACCGGCGGCGATTTGTCGCCTGTGATGGACCAGACGTTCCCTCTGCACGAAGCAGCAGCGGCGCACGCCCGGATGGAATCGAGCGTGCATATCGGGAAGATCATGCTTGAGGTTGCGGGCGGCTGAGCCCTCTCCACAAGACTTCAGCCTTCGATCCGTGTGGGCAAAGCGAACCCAAGGGTTTATCCCTATGTCTTGAGGCGGGTTCGCAACAAATCCGTCACAACCACTCTCAAATTTCTCTGAACCGTCACGCCAATGTGAATCAGGCGTAACAATCAGCGTCCATGACAAAGGCCAGTCACAAAGGAATGCGTGAGGCCTTTTATGACCGATCTTTCGTCCGTTGCGCTGCCCAAGAGCATCGCTAACGTCGCCAACTTTCCTATCACAGAGCCCAAAACGCCGGAGCCTTCGGGCGAGGCTGGGCGCACCAAATATCGCACCATCTGGATCAGCGACATTCACTTGGGCACCAGAGGCTGCAACGCCGAGATGTTGATCGATTTTCTCGATTCCACCGATTCGCAGACGATGTATCTGGTCGGTGACATCATCGACGGCTGGCGGTTGAAGAAGAAGTTCTACTGGCCCTCTGCACACAACGACATCGTCTGGCGGCTGTTGAAGCGTGCCAAGCGCGGGACGCGGATCGTCTATATCCCGGGCAATCACGATGAGATGTTTCGCCAGTTCACCGGCCTCAATTTTGGCGGGATCGAAATCCGCCGTGCCGCTTTTCACGACACCGCTGATGGCAGACGCTTGATGGTGCTGCATGGCGATGAATTTGATGCAGTCATGCTTTCCCAGCGCTGGCTCGCCTTTGTGGGGGACTGGGCCTATCACGCGGCCATGCGGCTGAATGTTGCGGTCAACGCTGTGCGAAGGGCGCTGGGCAAGCCGTATTGGTCGCTGTCCAAGGCGGCAAAGCACCGGGTTAAGAACGCGGTCGAGTTTATCGGCAAATACGAAGAAATCGTCGCGCGTGCGGCTGGAGAGCGCGGGGTCGACGGGGTTGTGTGCGGGCACATCCATACCGCAGAAGCGCGCGAGTTCACCTTTGATGGCGAGCGCATCGAGTATTGGAACGATGGTGACTGGGTTGAGGGCTGCAATGCCTTGGTCGAGCATCACGATGGCCGGATGGAAATCCTCAACTGGGCCGAAGTCATGGCTGCGCGCGAGGTTGAGGAGCCAGACGCAGCCGAGACACAAATCGAAGGCGAAGGGCGGCAAGCTGCATGAACGCCCCCGTCCCCATTGAGGCCGAGCAGGCACAGGTGTTTTTGCCCGCCACCTCTCGCACAATCGTCATCGTAACCGACGCATGGCACCCACAGGTCAATGGCGTGGTGCGCACACTGTCCAAAACCTGCGAAGTCCTGCGCGGCTGGGGTCATGAGGTGTCAGTCATTTCGCCTGATCAATATCGCAATTTCCCCGCGCCCTCTTATCCGGAAATTCGCCTCGCTCTGACGGCTCCGGGAGCGGTGGGCAGACGGCTCAAAGAGTTGAACCCTGACGCCGTGCATATCGCAACAGAAGGTCCGCTGGGATTTGCGGCGAGGCGGTACTGCGTCAATCAGGATGTGCCCTTCACCACTGCCTATCACACGCAATTTCCCGATTATCTCGCGCGGCGCACGCACCTGCCAGCTGATCTGTTCTGGCCTTACATCCGCTGGTTCCACCGGCCTTCGCAAAACATCATGGTGGCAACCGAGACAATTCGCGCTCAGCTGCGTGCGCAAAAGCTGACGCATCTCGTCCATTGGAGTCGCGGGGTCGATTTATCGTGCTTTTCGCCCAAGGCCCCGCGTCCTGTTGAATATGATGGGCTGGAAGGTCCGATCCTGCTTTATGTCGGGCGCGTTGCGGTCGAGAAGAACATCGAGGCCTTCCTCACCTGCGATTATCCCGGAACCAAGGTGGTGGTTGGCGATGGCCCGGCGCGCGCGAGCCTTGAGGCGCGGTTTCCCGATGCAAAATTCATGGGAAAACACATGGGCGAGGAGCTTGCAGGCTTTTACGCTCATGCTGATGTCTTTGTGTTTCCCAGCAAAACCGACACTTTCGGTCTTGTTATGATCGAGGCGCTTGCCTGTGGTACTCCGGTCGCAGCGTACCCCGTACCCGGCCCGCTTGACATTATTGAAGAGAGCGTGGGCGCATTAAGCGACAATCTTGCCCGGGCCATCGATGCGGCGCGGTATTGCGAGCGTGGTGAATGTGCCAGATTTGGTGCGCGATACTCCTGGGAAGCGGCGAGCGAGCAGTTCCTGAACGGTCTGGCCGAGCTCGATTCTCCCTCAAATCGCACTTGATTCCCCCTAGGGCGCAAGCAATTCCTTGCCCCGCAGCGTTCAATCGCCTATCTACAGACGCGCAATGGCCGCTCCGGGAAGGGGCGGCCCTTATTATTTCTGATGGAGTTTTTCCCAAATGGCACAAAAGGAACAGCCAAAGCCGCTGATGCCTCACGCCACTGCCACCTGGCTGGTGGATCACACCGGCCTTGCGTTTGAGCAGATTGCCGAATTTTGCGGGCTGCACATCCTTGAAGTGCAGGCCATGGCCGATGACCTGGCAGGCAGCAAATACACAGGCCGCGATCCGGTGCACGCTGGCGAGCTGACATTGGAAGAGATCAAAAAGGGTGAAGAAAACCCCGAATACGCTCTGAAAATGCACAAGGCGCCGGTTGAGGTGACCCGCACCAAGGGCCCTCGTTATACTCCTGTGTCCAAGCGTCAGGACAAACCCGATGGCATCGCCTGGATCCTGCGCAATCACCCTGAGATTTCCGATGCCCAAATCGGCAAGCTCATCGGCACAACGCGCAACACCATTGGCGCTATTCGTGAGCGTTCGCACTGGAACATTCAGAACATCCAACCCAAGGATCCCGTGACTTTGGGCCTGTGTTCGCAGCGCGAGCTTGATGCGGTCGTCGCTAAAGCTGCCAAGCGTGTTGGTACGAGTGAAGACGGCGAAGAGGTCGCGGTTGAAGAGGGTGTTGTTGATACCCGCTCTGACAAGGACAGGCTGATCGAAGAGCTGCGCGCTGAACGCGCGGCCAACGCCAAGGCTGCTGCAGAAGCTGCGCAAGAGGCCGAAGCTGAAGCGTGGCTTGCCGACAAGCGCGCCGCAGAAGAGGCCAGCGCTCAAGAGACGGTCGATGCCGAAGCTGCATTCGCATCGCCTGTTGATGAGAAGGAAGAAGTCGCTGCTGACGACGACGGCGAGGAACCGCAAGCCAGCTCCGGCAACTGACCCCCGGCATAAGACATTCTAAAGGGCGGCCCGCTAGACCAGCGCGGCCGCCCTTTTTGTTTGGCACTTGCCGAACGCCGGTTTTGCGACCAACCGAGCCCCTTACAGCGGCATTATCCCTTGCGCTTGCGGGCGCGATCTCTAAGGCTGCTTACATGAATGTTAATAGCGCCAAATATCACCACCCCACCCCCTGGGATGCGGAGTTGGAACCGCTGACGCTTCCCGCCATGCTCGAACGCACGGTGACCTATAACCCACAGGCACCTTTCCTGCATTTCATGGGGCGCACATTTTCCTATCGTGCGATCCATTCCGAGGCGTTGAAGTTTGCTTGCGGCTTGATTGAAATGGGCGTCAAACCGGGCGAGCGCGTGGGGCTCTTCCTTCCCAATGTCCCGATTTACGCAAGCGCCTATTACGGCGCGATGATGGCAGGCGCGGTGGTGGTGAATTTCTCGCCGCTCTATTCGGTCGAGGAACTCAGCTGGCAGGTCGCCGACAGTGGCACGCGCGTTCTGGTGACGGCAGATGTGCCGGAGCTCTATGACACTGCGGCTGAGGTGCTTGCAGCCTCTGAGCTTGAGACGTTGGTTGTAGGATCACTTGGCTCCATGCTCCCGCTTGGCAAAAGCATCGCCTTCAACATTTTCAAGCGCAGTCAGATTGCCGCGGTGAAATGGGGCGAGAACACTCTTCGATGGTCCGACGTGCTCAGCGATGCGGCCGTCAATCTGCCTGAGATCACGCCCGATACACTCGCACTCTTGCAATATACAGGCGGGACGACCGGACGGCCCAAGGGCGCAATGCTGGGCCACAGCCAGTTGTCGCAAAACGCACAGCAAGTTGCTGCGATCAATCCGTGGGACAATCCGCGCGACGAGATCTTGATGGGAGCGCTCCCATTCTTCCATGTTTTCGCCAACACCTCGCTTTTGAACCATGCAATGGTGGCAGGCGCTTCGATTGCCATGGTGCCGCGCTTTGAGGCGGGGCAGGTGCTTGAGACGATCGAGACGCTCGGCTGCACCGGCTTTCCCGGCGTGCCCACCATGTTTCAGGCTTTGCTTGACCATCCCAATCTCACCAAGACCGATCTTTCCAGCCTCAAAGTGTGCATCTCCGGCGGCGCGCCTATGCCCGCTCAGGTGCATGAGCGGTTCGAGGAGGTAACCGGCGTGCGCTTGGTCGAAGGCTATGGCCTGACCGAAAGCTCCGGCGTTGTCTCTGCCAACCCGTATGAAGGCACGCGCAAAAAGGGCACCATTGGCCAGCCCGTTGCGCGCACCGAGATCATATTTCTGGATAAGGAAGACCCCACCAAGCTTGCCAAAGAGGGTGAGCCGGGAGAGCTTGCCTTTCACGGGCCGCAAATGATGCGCGGCTATTGGAACCGCCCGGAAACCGATGCCGATGTCTTTGTTGAGCGTGACGGTAAGCGCTATCTTCGCACTGGCGATGTAGCGGTGATGGATGAAGATGGCTTTCTTTCCATCGTTGACCGCATCAAGGACATGATTGCGGTTGCCGGGTTCAAGGTTTTCCCAAGCGTCGTCGAAGATGCCATTCGCAAGCATGAGGCCGTCAAGGAAGTGCTCGTGATCGGTGTGCCTGATGATTACAAAGGCGAAGTGCCACGCGCTTTCGTGGTGCTCGAAAAGGGCTCCGATGCAAGCGGTGAGGCGATCAAAGAGTGGCTAAACGACCATATCGGCAAGCATGAACGCGTCGATCAGGTGGTGATCCGCGATGAATTGCCCAAGACGATCATTGGCAAGCTAGACCGCAAAGCCCTTCGCGCAGAAGTGCTCTGAGCGAACAGCCATATATTTGACGCGCGAAAGGCGCGCCTTAGCTCG from Erythrobacter sp. SCSIO 43205 includes these protein-coding regions:
- a CDS encoding glycosyltransferase family 1 protein, whose protein sequence is MNAPVPIEAEQAQVFLPATSRTIVIVTDAWHPQVNGVVRTLSKTCEVLRGWGHEVSVISPDQYRNFPAPSYPEIRLALTAPGAVGRRLKELNPDAVHIATEGPLGFAARRYCVNQDVPFTTAYHTQFPDYLARRTHLPADLFWPYIRWFHRPSQNIMVATETIRAQLRAQKLTHLVHWSRGVDLSCFSPKAPRPVEYDGLEGPILLYVGRVAVEKNIEAFLTCDYPGTKVVVGDGPARASLEARFPDAKFMGKHMGEELAGFYAHADVFVFPSKTDTFGLVMIEALACGTPVAAYPVPGPLDIIEESVGALSDNLARAIDAARYCERGECARFGARYSWEAASEQFLNGLAELDSPSNRT
- a CDS encoding NAD(P)H-quinone oxidoreductase, which codes for MSELPENMRAIGFDAPGAPDVLRVEDVALPQVGAGDVLIKVAYAGVNRPDCIQRAGNYPAPPGASPILGLEVSGEIVAAGDDVPQEMVGSLVAALTPGGGYAEYCTAPWQHCLPVPEGMDLKHAAALPETLFTVWHNVFERGMAREGETLLVHGGTSGIGTMAIMLAKAFDMKVITTCGDEAKCEAARTLGADLAINYREADFVDAVKEYTEGKGVDVVLDMVSGDYVPRNLQCLAEDGRHVTIAVLGGAKADLFMPMVMMRRLTLTGSTLRPRSDAFKAALADEIAKNAWPLFTGGDLSPVMDQTFPLHEAAAAHARMESSVHIGKIMLEVAGG
- a CDS encoding DUF1013 domain-containing protein; protein product: MAQKEQPKPLMPHATATWLVDHTGLAFEQIAEFCGLHILEVQAMADDLAGSKYTGRDPVHAGELTLEEIKKGEENPEYALKMHKAPVEVTRTKGPRYTPVSKRQDKPDGIAWILRNHPEISDAQIGKLIGTTRNTIGAIRERSHWNIQNIQPKDPVTLGLCSQRELDAVVAKAAKRVGTSEDGEEVAVEEGVVDTRSDKDRLIEELRAERAANAKAAAEAAQEAEAEAWLADKRAAEEASAQETVDAEAAFASPVDEKEEVAADDDGEEPQASSGN
- a CDS encoding long-chain fatty acid--CoA ligase — its product is MNVNSAKYHHPTPWDAELEPLTLPAMLERTVTYNPQAPFLHFMGRTFSYRAIHSEALKFACGLIEMGVKPGERVGLFLPNVPIYASAYYGAMMAGAVVVNFSPLYSVEELSWQVADSGTRVLVTADVPELYDTAAEVLAASELETLVVGSLGSMLPLGKSIAFNIFKRSQIAAVKWGENTLRWSDVLSDAAVNLPEITPDTLALLQYTGGTTGRPKGAMLGHSQLSQNAQQVAAINPWDNPRDEILMGALPFFHVFANTSLLNHAMVAGASIAMVPRFEAGQVLETIETLGCTGFPGVPTMFQALLDHPNLTKTDLSSLKVCISGGAPMPAQVHERFEEVTGVRLVEGYGLTESSGVVSANPYEGTRKKGTIGQPVARTEIIFLDKEDPTKLAKEGEPGELAFHGPQMMRGYWNRPETDADVFVERDGKRYLRTGDVAVMDEDGFLSIVDRIKDMIAVAGFKVFPSVVEDAIRKHEAVKEVLVIGVPDDYKGEVPRAFVVLEKGSDASGEAIKEWLNDHIGKHERVDQVVIRDELPKTIIGKLDRKALRAEVL
- a CDS encoding UDP-2,3-diacylglucosamine diphosphatase is translated as MTDLSSVALPKSIANVANFPITEPKTPEPSGEAGRTKYRTIWISDIHLGTRGCNAEMLIDFLDSTDSQTMYLVGDIIDGWRLKKKFYWPSAHNDIVWRLLKRAKRGTRIVYIPGNHDEMFRQFTGLNFGGIEIRRAAFHDTADGRRLMVLHGDEFDAVMLSQRWLAFVGDWAYHAAMRLNVAVNAVRRALGKPYWSLSKAAKHRVKNAVEFIGKYEEIVARAAGERGVDGVVCGHIHTAEAREFTFDGERIEYWNDGDWVEGCNALVEHHDGRMEILNWAEVMAAREVEEPDAAETQIEGEGRQAA